Proteins encoded in a region of the Zunongwangia endophytica genome:
- the mgrA gene encoding L-glyceraldehyde 3-phosphate reductase: MNNYQPKEDRYTKMKYRRCGKSGIQLPMISLGLWHNFGDVDDLDNSRAILRTAFDNGITHFDLANNYGPPYGSAEKNFGKIFAEDFKSYRDELIISSKAGYDMWPGPYGNFGSRKYLIASLDQSLKRMGLDYVDVFYHHRPDPETPLEETMGALDQIVRSGKALYVGVSNYPADRTAKAAKILKELGTPFLIHQPKYSMMDRWVEEDNLLDTLENAGLGSIVFSPLQQGILTDKYLKGIPKGSRADKEGTYLQKDRITPEIVNTVQQLNEIAKDRNQSLAQMAVAWLLKDNRVSSVLVGVSKIKQLEDNIAALDHLEFKAEELEKIEKILNG, encoded by the coding sequence ATGAATAATTATCAACCAAAGGAAGACAGATATACTAAAATGAAATATCGCCGCTGCGGTAAAAGCGGAATTCAATTGCCAATGATTTCACTGGGCCTGTGGCACAATTTCGGCGATGTGGACGATTTGGATAATTCTAGAGCGATTTTGAGAACTGCCTTTGATAATGGCATTACTCATTTTGATTTGGCAAATAATTATGGTCCGCCTTACGGTAGTGCTGAGAAAAACTTCGGAAAAATTTTTGCTGAAGATTTCAAATCCTATCGTGATGAATTAATAATTTCTTCCAAAGCAGGTTATGATATGTGGCCAGGCCCGTATGGAAACTTTGGTTCTAGAAAATATTTAATAGCAAGCTTGGATCAATCCCTAAAAAGAATGGGATTAGATTATGTTGATGTATTTTATCATCATCGGCCAGACCCCGAAACGCCATTAGAAGAAACAATGGGCGCTTTAGATCAAATTGTAAGAAGCGGAAAAGCATTATACGTTGGTGTTTCAAATTATCCCGCAGATAGAACTGCCAAAGCTGCTAAAATCTTAAAAGAACTAGGAACTCCATTTTTAATACATCAACCCAAATACAGCATGATGGATCGTTGGGTTGAAGAAGATAATCTGTTAGATACTCTAGAAAATGCTGGTCTTGGTAGTATTGTTTTTTCTCCGCTTCAGCAAGGGATTTTGACAGATAAATATTTAAAAGGCATACCGAAAGGTTCTCGAGCTGATAAGGAAGGAACCTACTTGCAGAAAGATCGAATCACTCCTGAAATTGTGAATACAGTGCAGCAATTAAATGAAATAGCAAAAGACCGGAATCAAAGTTTAGCGCAAATGGCTGTTGCCTGGTTGCTTAAAGATAATCGCGTGAGTTCAGTTCTAGTAGGAGTGAGCAAGATAAAGCAGCTGGAGGATAATATTGCAGCTTTAGATCATTTAGAATTTAAAGCGGAAGAACTAGAAAAAATAGAGAAAATACTGAATGGATAA
- a CDS encoding translocation/assembly module TamB domain-containing protein, whose product MADKLTKSLKENNNVNIDIGRVSLSYFGDVQVNDIFIEDHHQDTLIFAQELRTSILGLGNLLNSSPKLGKTTVQDFTMRMRRYEGEDLDNMGVFISKLNSETSSESKPFKLNVSNLQVLDSRYSFIDENNKYPEIIKFDELSINADNFGVDGAEITADIKLIRAHDKRGMQIKRLSTNFLYNPTEMKLSELEIITANSEIYADLDFKYQEGDFGDFFNKVKLNADFHESEISSDDLQVFYDAFGDDEILNLSVNLSGTLNDLQMNDVQLFGLDRSAIYGDLNMKGAFTGEAEDFELIGDLRNFSSNYYDLVNFLPGVLSGKLPQQLSTFGSVRVAGNAKITSTSVDLDINLNSQLGSAIAKINFDNLNSDNAGYAGNLTVKDFNIGRLIENKEVGKTSFNLDIDGTGFTADNLNTKLKGQISKLGFKGYNYSNIRVIGNMRAPVFNGNLAINDPNLRMEFNGLADLSSDINNYDFEASVGYADLFKMNLITRDTISIFKGDVIMNMAGTNIDDAVGEILLLNTSYENQMDLYRFDDFSIKSSFNADIRTIAINSPDVLSGEMEGRFRLSELQALFQNSIGSIYTNYEPNVITNNQFMEFDFDIYNKIVEVFYPDLTLSPNTFLRGRVESDESEFTLNFRSPKIDLFDNMFQGVNLQVDNTNPIYNTYFEADSVATASYNFSEFSFINVTQRDTLFIRSEFKGGKSDEDVFNLNLYHTINKENQSVVGIQRSDLTFKQNTWYINQNRNKKNKIVFENSFKDITIDSLVMNHGNEEIRLSGVLRDSTYKDLQMNFDNVDLHKITPEIDSLGIGGILNGKLDVIQEKGAYYPNTSMMIDSLKINEILLGNMSLDVSGNENLTSYNINAQLRKEGIESLSANGAINVEGSQPTIDLEVALQKLNMAAFSPLGGDVIANIRGLASGTATVTGNYKNPDFGGSLFLDKAGLKVPYLNVDIDFLNQAEVILDQQQFIFNNIDIRDTKYKTRGILKGNIAHENFTKWFLDLGITTDRLLVLDTEADEDALYYGTAFISGDAGIKGPTDELVIDVNATTEEGTIFKIPLSDEESVGDNSYIHFLTPEEKAARAAGKEIEIPEVKGIELLFDLDVTRDAEVEVVIDQTSGSTLRGRGAGNLLLEINTSGKFNMWGDFIVYEGVYNFKYAGLVQKVFNVKSGGSINWDGNPLQAELNVSAIYSLNANPAVLLENPSVNRKIPVDVVINLQGQVIQPDINFDIQFPTASSVVRSELEYRMDDRASRELQALFLVTQNAFYSEFGLNQTAITGTLAERASSIVNDIFADDDGKFQVGVNYVQGDRTPNQQTVDRFGLTLSTQISERVLINGAVGVPIGGTTESVIVGDLEIDFLLNEDGSLRATVFNRENNIQFIGEQIGFTQGVGLSYSVDFDTFKELIRKITNKELESSNTPQENVNEKIEAKNSLAPDYINFPSEDTDL is encoded by the coding sequence TTGGCCGATAAACTTACCAAATCTTTAAAAGAAAACAATAACGTTAATATAGATATTGGCCGTGTGTCGCTAAGTTATTTTGGCGACGTTCAGGTTAACGACATTTTTATAGAAGATCATCATCAGGACACTTTAATATTTGCTCAAGAATTAAGAACCTCAATACTCGGTCTAGGAAATTTATTAAATAGTTCTCCAAAACTTGGAAAAACAACCGTACAAGATTTCACGATGCGAATGCGCCGATATGAAGGGGAAGATTTGGATAATATGGGTGTTTTTATAAGTAAATTGAATTCTGAAACCTCTTCTGAAAGCAAACCTTTTAAATTAAACGTATCGAATCTTCAGGTGCTGGATAGTCGCTACAGTTTTATTGATGAAAATAATAAGTATCCTGAAATTATCAAATTTGATGAATTGAGCATCAATGCTGATAATTTTGGAGTAGATGGTGCTGAAATTACTGCTGATATTAAGTTAATAAGAGCGCATGATAAGCGTGGAATGCAAATAAAACGCCTAAGCACTAATTTTCTCTATAATCCTACTGAAATGAAGCTGAGTGAGCTGGAAATAATCACGGCAAATTCAGAAATTTATGCAGATTTAGATTTTAAGTACCAGGAAGGTGATTTTGGTGATTTTTTCAATAAAGTAAAACTTAATGCAGATTTTCACGAATCTGAGATTTCTTCAGATGATCTTCAGGTGTTCTATGATGCGTTTGGAGATGATGAGATTTTAAATCTTAGCGTAAATTTAAGTGGAACTTTGAATGATCTTCAGATGAACGACGTGCAACTATTTGGTTTGGATCGAAGTGCAATTTATGGAGATCTAAACATGAAAGGCGCTTTTACAGGTGAAGCTGAAGATTTTGAATTAATTGGAGATCTTAGAAATTTTTCTTCTAATTATTATGATTTAGTCAACTTTTTACCCGGAGTATTAAGTGGTAAACTTCCGCAGCAACTTAGCACTTTTGGGAGTGTAAGAGTTGCCGGTAACGCAAAAATCACCAGTACATCCGTAGATTTAGATATCAATTTAAATTCTCAATTAGGATCGGCTATTGCAAAAATTAATTTTGATAATCTAAATAGTGATAATGCTGGTTATGCCGGGAACTTAACAGTGAAAGACTTCAACATCGGTAGGTTAATCGAAAACAAAGAAGTAGGAAAAACATCCTTCAATTTGGATATCGACGGAACTGGATTTACTGCTGATAATTTAAATACGAAGCTAAAAGGGCAAATCTCGAAATTAGGATTTAAAGGATATAATTATTCGAATATTCGCGTGATCGGAAATATGCGCGCACCAGTTTTCAATGGAAATTTGGCGATTAATGATCCTAATCTACGAATGGAGTTTAATGGTCTTGCAGATTTGTCTTCAGATATTAATAATTACGATTTTGAAGCCTCTGTTGGTTATGCAGATCTTTTTAAAATGAATCTTATTACTCGTGATACGATTTCTATTTTTAAAGGTGATGTTATTATGAATATGGCAGGAACAAACATCGACGATGCTGTTGGAGAAATTTTATTGCTGAATACATCTTACGAAAATCAAATGGATTTATACAGATTCGATGATTTTAGTATCAAATCTAGTTTTAATGCTGATATAAGAACAATTGCCATCAATAGTCCAGATGTGCTTAGCGGCGAAATGGAAGGACGTTTTAGATTATCTGAGTTACAAGCTTTATTTCAGAATTCTATAGGCTCGATTTATACCAATTACGAGCCGAATGTGATTACCAATAATCAGTTTATGGAATTCGATTTTGATATCTATAATAAGATTGTTGAAGTTTTTTACCCAGATTTGACATTATCGCCTAATACCTTTTTACGTGGTAGAGTAGAATCTGATGAATCTGAATTTACACTGAATTTTAGATCGCCAAAAATAGATCTTTTCGACAATATGTTTCAGGGAGTGAATCTTCAGGTAGATAACACCAACCCAATTTATAACACGTATTTTGAAGCCGATAGTGTAGCTACGGCGAGCTATAACTTTTCAGAATTTAGTTTTATCAACGTAACCCAACGAGATACTTTATTTATACGATCTGAGTTTAAAGGAGGGAAGAGCGACGAAGATGTCTTCAACCTCAATTTGTATCACACCATAAATAAAGAAAATCAATCTGTAGTAGGGATTCAACGAAGTGATCTAACTTTTAAACAGAATACGTGGTATATAAATCAAAATCGAAATAAGAAAAACAAGATTGTTTTCGAAAATAGCTTCAAAGACATCACGATTGATTCTTTGGTGATGAATCACGGAAATGAAGAAATCCGTTTAAGTGGTGTGCTTAGAGATTCAACTTATAAAGATTTGCAGATGAATTTTGATAATGTTGATCTGCATAAAATCACTCCAGAAATTGATAGTTTGGGGATTGGGGGGATTCTAAACGGTAAATTAGATGTGATTCAGGAAAAAGGAGCGTATTATCCCAATACGTCGATGATGATCGATTCATTAAAAATAAACGAAATTCTGCTTGGGAATATGAGTTTAGATGTTTCGGGGAATGAAAATTTAACAAGCTACAATATTAACGCTCAACTACGCAAAGAAGGTATCGAATCGCTTTCAGCTAACGGAGCTATAAATGTTGAAGGTTCACAACCCACCATCGATTTAGAAGTGGCGCTTCAGAAATTGAATATGGCTGCTTTTAGTCCTTTAGGAGGTGATGTAATAGCTAATATTCGTGGTTTAGCGTCGGGAACGGCAACGGTAACTGGTAATTATAAAAATCCAGATTTTGGCGGAAGTCTATTTTTAGATAAAGCAGGTCTAAAAGTTCCGTATTTGAATGTTGATATTGATTTTCTGAATCAAGCTGAAGTCATTTTAGATCAACAGCAGTTTATATTCAATAATATCGATATTCGGGATACAAAATATAAAACCCGCGGAATACTGAAGGGGAATATTGCTCACGAGAATTTCACAAAATGGTTTTTAGATTTGGGGATTACAACCGATCGATTGCTTGTTTTGGATACTGAAGCAGATGAAGATGCCTTGTACTACGGAACAGCTTTTATTAGTGGTGATGCCGGAATCAAAGGGCCTACAGATGAATTAGTGATCGATGTTAATGCTACTACAGAAGAAGGAACGATATTTAAAATTCCGCTTAGTGATGAAGAATCTGTGGGGGATAACTCCTATATCCACTTTTTAACTCCGGAAGAAAAAGCAGCACGAGCTGCGGGTAAAGAGATCGAAATTCCTGAAGTAAAAGGTATTGAATTATTGTTTGATCTTGATGTTACCCGTGATGCTGAAGTAGAAGTAGTAATAGATCAGACAAGCGGAAGTACTTTGCGAGGTCGCGGTGCGGGAAATTTGCTTTTAGAAATTAACACCAGTGGTAAATTTAATATGTGGGGTGATTTTATCGTTTATGAGGGTGTTTATAATTTTAAATATGCTGGTTTAGTTCAAAAAGTATTTAATGTAAAATCTGGCGGAAGTATCAATTGGGACGGTAATCCATTACAAGCAGAATTAAATGTTAGCGCTATTTATTCGCTAAATGCCAATCCTGCAGTCTTATTAGAAAACCCTTCAGTGAATCGAAAAATCCCTGTAGACGTTGTGATCAATTTACAAGGACAGGTAATCCAACCAGATATTAATTTTGATATTCAGTTTCCAACGGCAAGTTCTGTAGTGCGTTCAGAATTAGAATATCGTATGGATGATAGGGCAAGCAGAGAGCTACAGGCATTATTTCTAGTAACACAAAATGCGTTTTACAGCGAATTTGGATTAAATCAAACTGCGATTACCGGTACGTTAGCTGAAAGAGCTTCGAGTATTGTAAACGATATTTTTGCCGATGATGATGGTAAATTTCAGGTAGGTGTTAATTACGTTCAGGGAGATCGTACCCCAAACCAACAAACAGTCGATCGATTTGGACTTACATTGAGTACCCAAATTAGTGAAAGAGTACTTATTAATGGAGCAGTGGGAGTTCCTATTGGTGGTACTACCGAATCGGTTATTGTTGGAGATTTGGAAATCGATTTTTTGTTAAATGAAGATGGTTCTTTAAGAGCTACGGTTTTTAATAGAGAAAATAATATTCAATTTATAGGTGAGCAAATTGGATTTACCCAAGGTGTTGGATTATCATATTCTGTAGATTTCGATACTTTCAAAGAATTGATTAGAAAAATAACAAATAAAGAATTGGAAAGCTCCAATACTCCTCAGGAAAATGTAAACGAGAAAATTGAAGCTAAAAACTCATTAGCTCCAGACTATATCAACTTTCCATCTGAAGATACAGATTTATAA
- a CDS encoding phosphatase PAP2 family protein, whose translation MKLKSFNLKLYFQSLLFVLTASLVAQEGTPEFNTTFNNPEESTWETLKGDAELMFGGLKYTYSRPFQWQNNDIGLFLGTAIGTAGLNLMDEEAHQFFRDQEEDVPGVIKEFGWYFGSPQNNYGVTGLIYFTGLFTKSPKIRRTGILMISAASSAGLIQTISKNIAGRARPGDGRGRLSFKPFSKEGTYHSFPSGHTILSFTTFYALSKQFESPWAKGGLYLAGMVSPVSRLWQGAHWLTDVALSMALTIAVVDSVDKYLDQQTLMRDNPELRKETKVSWHLTIGAGTIGVVGKF comes from the coding sequence ATGAAATTGAAAAGCTTTAATCTAAAGCTATATTTTCAGAGCTTACTTTTTGTTTTAACCGCATCATTAGTAGCTCAGGAAGGAACTCCTGAATTTAATACCACTTTTAATAATCCTGAAGAATCTACCTGGGAAACCTTAAAAGGTGACGCAGAACTTATGTTTGGCGGATTAAAATACACATATTCAAGACCTTTCCAATGGCAAAATAATGATATCGGTCTTTTTTTAGGAACGGCTATAGGAACCGCAGGGCTGAATCTTATGGATGAAGAAGCTCATCAATTTTTTAGAGATCAAGAAGAAGATGTTCCGGGTGTTATCAAAGAATTTGGATGGTATTTTGGAAGTCCGCAGAACAACTACGGAGTTACCGGATTAATCTATTTTACTGGATTGTTCACTAAAAGTCCTAAAATTAGAAGAACGGGAATTTTAATGATTTCAGCAGCCAGTAGTGCAGGACTTATTCAAACTATTTCTAAGAATATTGCGGGAAGAGCCCGTCCCGGTGATGGTAGAGGTCGATTATCTTTTAAACCATTTTCTAAAGAGGGTACTTACCATTCCTTTCCTTCAGGACATACCATATTATCATTTACGACATTTTACGCTTTAAGTAAGCAATTTGAGAGTCCCTGGGCTAAAGGTGGTTTATATTTAGCCGGTATGGTTTCCCCCGTATCTCGACTATGGCAAGGCGCTCACTGGCTAACAGATGTAGCTTTAAGTATGGCTTTGACTATTGCTGTAGTAGATTCGGTAGATAAATATCTTGATCAGCAAACATTAATGAGAGACAATCCTGAATTAAGAAAAGAGACTAAAGTGAGTTGGCATTTAACTATTGGTGCTGGTACCATAGGTGTTGTAGGAAAATTCTAG
- a CDS encoding acyloxyacyl hydrolase, translating to MKYNKPLLFIAILFSFYNSFGQKNKSNYQGEFYKLGFNYGFGSVDNPIFTDDDYFYDFQLRKIEIYYKIKEGILYDLEFIFQPEYNTVKHQLTSDRYIVSVNHPLIDRVEEMKTLKKFHEYIMNFGMIARKKIGHSSSLYFLASIGPGYFEKTSERMEKGIGFSDNLAIGFSYDINRFFLDSRIGYRHVSNANINQVNDGYDSLVLDIGIGFYLL from the coding sequence TTGAAGTATAATAAACCACTATTATTTATTGCGATACTTTTTTCGTTTTATAATTCTTTTGGACAGAAAAATAAATCTAATTATCAAGGTGAATTTTATAAATTAGGTTTTAACTATGGGTTTGGAAGTGTAGACAATCCGATCTTTACAGATGATGATTATTTCTATGATTTTCAGCTTAGAAAAATTGAGATTTACTATAAAATTAAAGAAGGAATTCTTTATGATTTAGAATTTATTTTTCAGCCAGAATATAATACCGTTAAACATCAACTCACTAGTGATAGGTATATTGTGAGTGTTAATCATCCTTTAATTGATAGAGTGGAGGAAATGAAAACACTTAAAAAATTTCATGAATATATAATGAATTTTGGGATGATTGCTAGAAAGAAAATCGGCCATTCCAGTAGTCTTTATTTTCTTGCTAGTATTGGTCCAGGTTATTTTGAGAAGACCAGTGAACGTATGGAAAAAGGAATTGGTTTTTCTGATAATTTGGCAATAGGTTTTAGTTACGATATTAACCGATTTTTTTTGGATTCACGGATAGGTTATCGCCATGTTTCTAATGCTAACATCAATCAGGTGAATGATGGTTATGATTCTCTAGTATTAGATATTGGCATAGGATTTTATTTATTATAA
- the pfkA gene encoding 6-phosphofructokinase translates to MSKRIKRIGVITSGGDAPGMNAAIRAVVRACSYYHVSCVGFFNGYNGLINGEFEELDARSVRNIINLGGTFLKSARSKEFRTKEGRAKAYKVLQKEKVDGLVLIGGDGTFAGGQIFSKEYDIPVIGVPGTIDNDIFGTSHTIGYDTALNTVVTAIDKIRDTASSHDRLFFIEVMGRDAGFIALNTGIGAGAEEILIPEENLGLDRLLDSLEKSRRSGKSSSIVIVSEGDKIGKSVFQLADYVKENLPYYDAKVTVLGHIQRGGVPTCFDRVLASRLSVKAVELLLDDQKNLMVGLKDDNIISCPLDDVIHEKPSINKDLLRISEILST, encoded by the coding sequence ATGAGTAAAAGAATTAAACGAATCGGGGTAATAACTTCTGGAGGTGATGCACCTGGAATGAATGCTGCAATTCGCGCTGTGGTTAGAGCATGCTCTTATTATCATGTTAGCTGTGTAGGTTTTTTCAATGGATACAACGGACTAATAAACGGAGAGTTTGAAGAACTTGATGCTCGTAGTGTACGTAATATTATAAATTTGGGAGGTACTTTTTTAAAAAGTGCTCGTTCTAAAGAATTTAGAACAAAAGAAGGCAGAGCAAAAGCATATAAAGTTCTTCAAAAAGAAAAAGTTGACGGATTGGTCTTAATTGGTGGTGATGGAACTTTTGCCGGTGGCCAAATCTTTAGTAAAGAATACGATATTCCGGTTATTGGTGTACCGGGAACTATTGATAATGATATTTTTGGTACTTCACACACTATAGGTTACGATACGGCATTGAATACCGTTGTTACCGCTATAGATAAAATTAGAGATACAGCGAGTTCTCATGATCGCTTATTTTTTATTGAAGTAATGGGGAGAGATGCCGGTTTTATTGCTCTAAATACTGGAATTGGAGCAGGAGCTGAAGAAATTTTAATTCCTGAAGAAAACTTAGGATTAGACCGCTTATTAGATTCTTTGGAAAAAAGTAGAAGGTCAGGAAAATCTTCTAGTATTGTTATTGTTTCTGAAGGTGATAAAATAGGAAAGAGTGTTTTTCAACTAGCAGATTATGTAAAAGAGAATTTGCCGTATTACGACGCCAAAGTTACAGTTTTAGGACATATCCAGCGAGGAGGAGTTCCTACTTGTTTTGATCGAGTATTAGCAAGTAGATTGTCTGTAAAGGCTGTAGAACTGTTATTAGATGATCAAAAAAATCTAATGGTAGGTCTAAAAGATGATAATATAATTTCCTGTCCATTAGATGATGTAATTCACGAAAAACCATCAATAAATAAAGACTTACTTAGAATTTCTGAAATCCTTTCTACTTAA
- a CDS encoding 16S rRNA (uracil(1498)-N(3))-methyltransferase, which translates to MQLFFQPDIDESAQQVVFSREESKHIIKVLRRTEGALLKVTNGKGLLFTAQIVNADIKQCVAKIIDTEKEARPKYWLHLAVAPTKMNDRYEWFLEKATEIGVDEITPVFCEHSERKVVKLDRYERVLQSAMKQSLHFRMPKLNEPVAFSEFVKQSFKAEKFIAHCEENKPRILLQNAAAAQTDTIILIGPEGDFSTEEIDIALENDFSPVSLGTSRLRTETAGIVACHTINLINESV; encoded by the coding sequence ATGCAATTATTTTTTCAACCCGATATCGACGAATCTGCTCAACAAGTAGTATTTAGTAGAGAAGAAAGCAAACATATTATCAAAGTATTGCGACGAACCGAAGGTGCTTTGCTAAAAGTAACCAATGGTAAAGGTTTACTCTTCACGGCGCAAATCGTCAATGCAGATATTAAACAATGCGTTGCAAAAATTATCGATACTGAAAAAGAAGCCCGGCCAAAGTACTGGTTGCATTTAGCCGTTGCTCCTACAAAAATGAACGATCGTTACGAGTGGTTTTTAGAAAAAGCTACTGAAATTGGTGTAGATGAAATTACTCCCGTTTTCTGTGAGCATTCAGAACGTAAAGTGGTAAAATTAGATCGTTACGAACGTGTTTTACAAAGTGCCATGAAGCAATCATTACATTTTAGAATGCCTAAATTAAATGAACCGGTAGCATTTTCAGAATTTGTAAAGCAATCGTTTAAAGCTGAAAAATTCATTGCGCATTGTGAAGAAAATAAACCAAGAATTCTATTACAAAATGCCGCAGCTGCCCAAACCGACACGATTATCCTTATTGGACCAGAAGGTGATTTTTCTACGGAAGAAATTGATATCGCTTTAGAAAATGACTTTTCTCCGGTAAGTTTAGGCACAAGCCGATTACGTACAGAAACTGCAGGGATTGTGGCGTGCCACACGATTAACTTAATTAACGAATCCGTATAA
- the tsaD gene encoding tRNA (adenosine(37)-N6)-threonylcarbamoyltransferase complex transferase subunit TsaD gives MAQDIYILGIESSCDDTAASILCNGKIRSNIVATQEVHQQYGGVVPELASRAHQQNIVPVIHQAIAKANIGKKDISAIAFTRGPGLMGSLLVGTSFAKSLSMGLGIPLIEVNHMQAHILAHFIEEDGFGKPEFPFLAMTISGGHTQIVKVTDYFSMEVIGETIDDAVGEAFDKSAKILGLPYPGGPLIDKYAQEGNAKAFKFPKPKVSGLNFSFSGFKTAVLYFVEKQLKEDPHFIEKNLKDICASIQYTIVEILMDKLKKAVKETGINQVAIGGGVSANSGIRTALLDAEKRYKWKCFIPKFEYTTDNAAMIAIAGHYKFLKKEFSDYSTTAQARYKI, from the coding sequence ATGGCCCAAGATATCTATATTTTAGGAATAGAATCCTCTTGTGACGACACTGCTGCTTCTATACTTTGCAACGGCAAGATACGTAGTAATATTGTCGCTACTCAAGAAGTTCATCAACAATATGGTGGTGTAGTTCCAGAGCTTGCCTCTAGAGCGCACCAACAAAACATTGTTCCTGTAATTCATCAAGCCATTGCCAAGGCAAATATCGGTAAAAAAGATATATCTGCAATTGCTTTTACAAGAGGTCCGGGACTTATGGGATCTTTACTTGTTGGCACCTCTTTTGCAAAAAGTCTATCAATGGGATTAGGTATTCCATTAATAGAAGTTAATCATATGCAGGCGCATATATTAGCTCATTTTATTGAAGAAGATGGATTTGGAAAACCAGAATTTCCCTTTTTAGCCATGACGATTAGTGGTGGGCATACTCAAATTGTGAAAGTTACCGATTACTTTTCGATGGAAGTTATTGGCGAAACTATCGATGATGCTGTTGGAGAAGCTTTCGATAAAAGTGCAAAAATTTTAGGTTTGCCCTATCCTGGTGGACCGCTAATCGACAAATATGCCCAAGAAGGAAACGCTAAAGCTTTTAAGTTTCCTAAACCGAAAGTAAGCGGACTAAATTTTAGTTTTAGCGGATTTAAAACTGCGGTTCTTTATTTTGTTGAAAAGCAGTTAAAAGAAGATCCCCATTTTATAGAAAAGAACCTCAAGGACATTTGTGCATCAATTCAGTATACTATCGTTGAGATTTTAATGGATAAACTGAAAAAAGCGGTGAAAGAAACCGGAATAAATCAGGTTGCTATTGGTGGCGGAGTTTCCGCGAATAGCGGTATTAGAACTGCGTTACTTGATGCTGAAAAAAGATATAAATGGAAGTGTTTTATTCCAAAATTTGAATATACTACAGATAATGCTGCCATGATTGCGATTGCAGGACATTATAAATTTCTGAAAAAGGAATTTTCAGATTATTCGACAACCGCACAGGCCAGATATAAAATTTAA
- a CDS encoding 5' nucleotidase, NT5C type gives MKKQSIAIDMDGVMADVEAHFINWYNKEYTENLSKEDIRGKSESKAFPVDGIIKKYANSARFFETAPVMDGAVEAIRRLQKNYEVYVVSAAMEFPISLTEKRNWLKANFPFISWKNIIFCGNKSIINTDFMIDDHPKNLDPFKGETLLFEAFHNLKVKNHSRAKNWKEVLDFFEI, from the coding sequence ATGAAAAAACAATCTATAGCCATAGACATGGACGGTGTTATGGCAGATGTGGAAGCACATTTTATAAACTGGTATAATAAGGAATATACTGAAAATCTATCTAAGGAAGATATCAGAGGTAAATCTGAATCTAAAGCTTTTCCTGTTGATGGCATTATAAAGAAATATGCAAATTCTGCACGTTTTTTTGAAACTGCACCGGTAATGGATGGTGCTGTAGAAGCCATAAGAAGATTACAGAAAAACTATGAAGTTTATGTTGTTTCTGCAGCTATGGAATTCCCAATTAGCCTTACTGAAAAAAGAAACTGGCTAAAAGCCAACTTTCCTTTTATTAGCTGGAAGAATATTATTTTCTGCGGAAACAAAAGTATCATCAATACAGATTTTATGATTGATGATCATCCAAAAAATCTAGACCCTTTTAAAGGAGAAACATTACTTTTTGAAGCTTTCCACAACCTGAAAGTTAAGAATCACTCTAGGGCCAAAAATTGGAAAGAAGTTTTAGATTTTTTTGAGATTTAA
- a CDS encoding methylglyoxal synthase, whose product MKTIAIIAHNGKKAEMVQFLNEYRTVLESKDVQLISTGTTGSKAEVAGFSVHKLLSGPLGGDAQIASRLVEGKVDMVVFFRDPMDKHPHEPDIFMLMRLCDVHNIPLATNPATAKLLVEGI is encoded by the coding sequence ATGAAGACAATCGCAATTATTGCCCACAATGGGAAAAAAGCTGAAATGGTTCAGTTTCTTAATGAATATCGAACCGTTTTGGAATCAAAAGACGTGCAATTAATTTCTACCGGAACAACGGGTAGCAAAGCCGAGGTTGCTGGATTTAGTGTACATAAATTATTGTCTGGTCCGCTTGGTGGCGATGCACAGATAGCGAGTAGGTTGGTAGAGGGTAAAGTAGATATGGTGGTTTTCTTTAGAGATCCTATGGATAAACATCCGCATGAACCCGATATTTTTATGCTAATGAGACTTTGCGATGTTCATAATATTCCTTTAGCAACAAATCCGGCTACGGCAAAACTGTTAGTAGAGGGTATTTAA